From a region of the Oryzias melastigma strain HK-1 linkage group LG4, ASM292280v2, whole genome shotgun sequence genome:
- the cdkn2c gene encoding cyclin-dependent kinase 4 inhibitor C, translating into MASRTVQDELCNASARGDLPQVLSLLQQGAKVNGLNSFNRTALQVVKLACSELVDALLHAGADPNVRDHVLKLTVTHDAAREGFTDTVRVLINHDADVNVVDEKGNLPLHLAAREGHLEMVQLLIEHTANPRAANAQGSTPWELAHDCNRKEAAEFIWAHLGDDPTSK; encoded by the exons ATGGCATCCAGGACTGTGCAGGATGAGCTCTGCAATGCCTCAGCCAGGGGGGACTTACCACAAGTGCTAAGTTTGCTGCAACAAGGTGCTAAAGTCAATGGACTTAATTCATTCAACAGAACTGCACTTCAG GTGGTCAAGCTCGCTTGCAGCGAGCTCGTGGACGCGCTCCTCCATGCGGGCGCAGACCCCAACGTGCGTGACCACGTTTTAAAGCTCACCGTCACCCACGACGCCGCGCGCGAGGGGTTTACGGACACCGTCAGAGTGCTAATCAATCACGATGCAGACGTGAACGTCGTGGATGAGAAAGGTAACCTGCCGCTACACCTGGCCGCGCGGGAAGGACACCTGGAGATGGTCCAGCTGCTGATTGAACACACCGCCAATCCCCGCGCGGCTAATGCTCAAGGCTCCACCCCCTGGGAGCTCGCGCACGACTGCAACAGAAAGGAGGCCGCTGAATTCATCTGGGCTCACCTGGGTGATGATCCCacctcaaaataa